One stretch of Pseudomonadota bacterium DNA includes these proteins:
- the secA gene encoding preprotein translocase subunit SecA, translating into MLGLGSIASKLFGTSNDRIVKGYQARVEAINALEAQMQALSDAELKGKTEEFRERLAGGETLDKLLIEAFAVVREGAKRALGQRHYDVQLIGGMVLHEGKIAEMKTGEGKTLVATLAVYLNALEGEGVHVVTVNDYLARRDAAWMGQVYGFLGLTTGVIVHGLTDEERRAAYACDVTYATNNELGFDYLRDNMKYRRTEMAQRAHRFAIVDEVDSILIDEARTPLIISGPLADKSELYNAIDGLVAQLGDDDYEIDEKQRTANFTEDGSEHLEEILATAGQIEEGTSLYDVENIQVVHHMNQALRAHKLFQRDKDYIVRNGEVVIIDEFTGRMMPGRRFSDGLHQALEAKEKVAINPENQTLASVTFQNYFRLYDKLGGMTGTASTEAEEFGDIYGLEVVDIPTNVPVARIDDDDEVYRTFEEKYRAIVALIADCAHRGQPILVGTTSIEKSELLSQMLSDKKAVAAIADKLEEQAENTGKGEADFAGYLRETAEYLREKVKAAKGKKPCIEHQVLNARFHEQEALIVTQAGVPGAVTIATNMAGRGTDIQLGGNADMRIATELAQMEDCAEKTEKTAAIREEVAKLKQQALDAGGLYVVGTERHESRRIDNQLRGRSGRQGDPGHSKFFLSLQDDLMRIFGSDRMDSMLQKLGLKEGEAIVHNWINKALEKAQQKVEARNLDIRKNLLKYDNVMNDQRKVVFDQRLELMEEDDLTEPVKDMRHDVIEDLVRAHIPEKAYPEQWETAGLEARVKEVFNLDLPVVAWADEEGIAEDDVMERLTRAADEAYAARVARFGPDIMRQVERAILLQTLDGLWREHLATLDNLRSVVGFRGYGQRDPLQEYRTEAFELFEAMLANLRESVTQRLMVVEVQTEAPPQLPTADDVPGLAPQGLGGPQLSPAMAAAAAGMAALRGEPMPVAAPERDPDNPETWGKIGRNEPCPCGSGKKYKHCHGGY; encoded by the coding sequence ATGCTCGGCCTCGGTTCTATCGCCTCCAAACTGTTCGGAACCTCGAACGATCGCATCGTCAAGGGCTACCAGGCCCGCGTCGAGGCAATCAATGCGCTTGAGGCGCAGATGCAGGCGCTTTCAGACGCGGAACTCAAGGGCAAGACGGAAGAGTTTCGTGAACGTCTGGCTGGCGGCGAAACCCTCGACAAACTTCTCATCGAGGCCTTCGCTGTGGTCCGGGAAGGTGCAAAGCGTGCATTGGGCCAGCGCCATTATGACGTGCAGCTGATTGGCGGCATGGTTCTGCATGAGGGCAAGATCGCGGAAATGAAGACCGGTGAGGGCAAGACGCTGGTTGCCACACTTGCGGTCTACCTCAACGCGCTTGAGGGTGAAGGCGTCCATGTTGTGACGGTCAACGATTATCTGGCCCGTCGCGACGCCGCCTGGATGGGTCAGGTGTATGGCTTTCTGGGCCTGACGACCGGCGTCATCGTTCACGGCCTGACCGATGAAGAGCGCCGCGCGGCTTATGCATGCGATGTGACGTACGCAACCAACAACGAGCTTGGGTTCGATTATCTTCGCGATAATATGAAGTATCGCCGGACGGAGATGGCGCAGCGCGCGCATCGCTTTGCGATCGTCGATGAAGTGGACTCAATCCTCATCGATGAAGCCCGCACGCCGCTGATTATTTCAGGCCCGCTTGCAGACAAATCCGAGCTTTACAACGCTATTGACGGGCTCGTTGCACAACTGGGCGACGACGATTACGAGATCGACGAGAAGCAGCGGACAGCCAACTTTACCGAAGATGGCTCCGAGCACCTCGAAGAAATCCTGGCTACGGCAGGGCAGATCGAAGAGGGCACCAGCCTGTATGATGTCGAGAACATCCAGGTGGTCCATCATATGAACCAGGCGCTGCGCGCTCACAAACTGTTCCAGCGCGACAAGGACTACATCGTCCGCAATGGTGAGGTAGTCATCATCGATGAGTTTACCGGTCGCATGATGCCCGGTCGCCGGTTCTCCGATGGCCTACACCAGGCGCTTGAGGCCAAGGAAAAGGTTGCTATCAACCCCGAGAACCAGACACTCGCGTCGGTCACCTTCCAGAACTATTTCCGCCTGTACGACAAGCTGGGCGGCATGACCGGCACCGCCTCCACCGAAGCGGAGGAGTTCGGCGACATTTATGGTCTCGAGGTGGTGGACATCCCCACCAACGTTCCGGTGGCCCGCATCGATGATGATGATGAGGTCTATCGCACCTTTGAGGAGAAATACCGCGCGATCGTCGCGCTCATCGCCGACTGTGCGCACCGCGGTCAGCCTATTCTTGTCGGAACCACCTCAATCGAAAAGTCAGAGCTGCTCTCACAGATGCTGTCGGACAAGAAGGCGGTGGCAGCGATTGCAGATAAGCTTGAAGAGCAAGCCGAGAACACCGGCAAGGGCGAAGCGGACTTTGCAGGCTATCTGCGTGAAACGGCTGAGTATCTGCGCGAGAAAGTCAAAGCCGCAAAGGGCAAAAAACCCTGCATTGAGCACCAGGTTTTGAACGCACGCTTCCATGAACAGGAGGCTTTGATCGTTACCCAAGCGGGCGTACCTGGCGCGGTGACGATTGCCACCAACATGGCCGGTCGCGGGACCGATATTCAGCTAGGCGGCAACGCCGACATGAGGATAGCCACCGAGCTGGCGCAAATGGAAGACTGCGCGGAGAAGACGGAAAAGACAGCTGCAATCCGTGAAGAAGTCGCCAAGCTCAAGCAGCAAGCGCTCGATGCCGGTGGGCTGTATGTGGTCGGTACGGAACGCCACGAGAGCCGCCGGATCGATAATCAGTTGCGCGGTCGATCTGGCCGTCAGGGCGACCCAGGCCATTCGAAGTTCTTCCTATCGTTGCAAGACGATCTGATGCGCATCTTCGGATCCGACCGAATGGATTCGATGCTACAAAAGCTTGGGCTCAAGGAAGGCGAAGCAATCGTCCATAACTGGATAAACAAGGCGCTTGAGAAGGCGCAGCAAAAAGTTGAGGCGCGCAACCTCGATATCCGCAAGAATCTGCTCAAGTACGACAATGTCATGAACGATCAGCGCAAGGTGGTCTTCGATCAGCGCCTTGAGCTGATGGAAGAGGATGACCTGACCGAGCCGGTCAAGGACATGCGCCATGACGTGATCGAAGATTTGGTCCGCGCGCACATTCCTGAGAAAGCCTATCCTGAGCAGTGGGAAACAGCGGGGCTCGAAGCCCGCGTGAAAGAGGTCTTCAACCTCGACCTCCCCGTCGTCGCGTGGGCTGACGAAGAGGGTATCGCTGAAGATGATGTCATGGAGCGGCTCACCCGCGCCGCCGACGAAGCCTACGCCGCCCGCGTGGCTCGGTTCGGGCCGGACATCATGCGTCAGGTCGAGCGTGCCATCCTGTTGCAGACGTTGGACGGTCTCTGGCGCGAGCACCTTGCGACCCTGGACAATTTACGCTCGGTGGTCGGCTTCCGCGGCTACGGCCAGCGCGACCCACTTCAGGAGTACCGGACGGAGGCCTTCGAACTGTTCGAAGCGATGTTGGCCAATCTCCGCGAGAGTGTAACCCAAAGACTGATGGTGGTTGAGGTTCAAACCGAAGCGCCGCCGCAGCTTCCAACGGCTGACGACGTCCCCGGGCTAGCACCTCAAGGTCTTGGTGGGCCCCAATTGTCGCCCGCAATGGCAGCCGCTGCGGCGGGTATGGCCGCTCTGCGAGGCGAGCCAATGCCCGTAGCGGCGCCGGAGCGCGATCCCGATAACCCTGAGACATGGGGGAAAATTGGGCGCAATGAACCTTGCCCCTGCGGCTCGGGCAAGAAATACAAGCACTGCCACGGCGGCTATTAA
- a CDS encoding peptidylprolyl isomerase, with protein MIRSVLRNCRRFLAGASACAVLGGGLVVAMGSAPVWAQETLTPDTVLATVNGHEITEFEARLAGQDFSRQLQQVPAPQRLPAIVSVLIDLHLLAMQAEEEGLDDSEEFQQRMAYQQARTLRTAYLFEVIAASVSDDDVQAAYDAFVAGFEPTEERRARHILVESEETARELIGQLNGGADFAELAQEHSTGPSGPNGGDLGWFTRGRMVPAFEEAAFGIEPGSYGQEPVETRFGFHVIQVEETRNTAPPAFEEQAETLRQELLDERFTAVLGNLREEADITYNVEGLEPPSPQ; from the coding sequence ATGATACGTTCTGTGCTTCGAAACTGCCGTCGTTTTCTGGCGGGAGCATCAGCCTGCGCTGTGCTGGGCGGTGGTCTCGTCGTGGCCATGGGGTCAGCCCCGGTATGGGCCCAGGAGACCCTCACGCCCGATACGGTGCTTGCTACAGTCAATGGCCATGAGATCACCGAGTTCGAAGCACGTCTTGCGGGCCAGGACTTTTCTCGGCAACTTCAGCAAGTGCCAGCTCCGCAAAGGCTGCCGGCGATCGTCAGCGTCTTGATCGATTTGCACCTGCTTGCCATGCAGGCTGAGGAGGAGGGACTCGACGACAGCGAAGAGTTCCAGCAGCGTATGGCCTATCAGCAGGCCCGAACCTTGCGGACCGCCTACCTTTTTGAAGTGATTGCCGCGAGTGTCAGCGATGACGATGTGCAAGCCGCATACGATGCTTTTGTGGCCGGTTTTGAGCCGACCGAAGAGCGCCGCGCACGGCACATTCTCGTCGAAAGCGAAGAAACGGCGCGCGAACTGATTGGTCAGCTCAACGGTGGCGCTGACTTCGCTGAGCTTGCTCAGGAGCATTCCACCGGGCCCAGCGGACCAAACGGCGGCGATCTTGGTTGGTTTACGCGCGGCCGTATGGTGCCAGCATTTGAAGAGGCAGCCTTCGGGATCGAGCCTGGAAGCTACGGACAGGAGCCGGTCGAGACCCGGTTCGGTTTCCATGTCATTCAAGTCGAGGAAACACGGAACACAGCCCCGCCGGCCTTCGAAGAGCAAGCGGAGACCCTTCGTCAGGAGTTGTTGGATGAGCGCTTCACCGCGGTCCTAGGCAATCTGCGTGAGGAAGCGGACATAACCTACAATGTCGAGGGCCTTGAGCCGCCTTCACCTCAGTGA
- the argJ gene encoding bifunctional glutamate N-acetyltransferase/amino-acid acetyltransferase ArgJ: MTAPGFPSPFTPKQPPSPLPVDGVRLATAEAGIKHAGRRDVLLMAFGKGTVVAGTLTRSACPSAAVDWCKERLSDGAQGGEARALLVNSGNANAFTGMKGREATARSAEYVQRALGVRSGEILLASTGVIGEPLPAEKFAGVADSLVASLSDAGDAWVAAAEAIMTTDTFPKALSREVAIGSESITLTGIAKGAGMIAPDMATMLAFIVTDAAISQSLLDTMIKRSVAKSFNAITIDSDTSTSDTVLLFATGKRLSSVPLQAADDPRIEQFSDALDQLCLDLAHLIVRDGEGLSKFITVQVTGASSDASADRVARSIANSPLVKTAFAGEDANWGRVVMAVGKAGEPADRDKLTIWFGCVRVAVGGARDPDYREEDAANVMRQPDITLRVDMGIGSGSATVWTCDLTKDYVAINGDYRT, translated from the coding sequence ATGACGGCGCCTGGCTTCCCTTCGCCCTTCACGCCTAAGCAGCCCCCTTCGCCATTGCCGGTCGATGGGGTGCGCCTTGCGACAGCGGAAGCAGGGATCAAGCACGCCGGTCGTCGCGATGTCCTGTTGATGGCGTTCGGCAAGGGTACGGTCGTCGCCGGCACCTTAACGCGGTCAGCGTGTCCGTCCGCCGCCGTTGACTGGTGCAAAGAGCGTCTTTCAGATGGTGCGCAAGGGGGTGAGGCGCGAGCGCTGCTGGTGAACTCCGGAAATGCAAACGCCTTCACCGGCATGAAGGGCCGGGAAGCGACTGCAAGGTCTGCCGAGTATGTCCAGCGCGCCTTAGGCGTGCGCAGCGGTGAAATTCTGCTTGCGTCGACAGGGGTCATCGGTGAACCGCTACCAGCCGAGAAATTCGCGGGCGTCGCCGACAGCCTTGTTGCTTCGCTTTCTGATGCCGGAGACGCTTGGGTCGCCGCAGCTGAAGCGATCATGACGACTGACACTTTTCCGAAGGCGTTGTCCCGTGAAGTCGCCATTGGCAGTGAGTCGATCACCCTGACGGGCATCGCAAAAGGCGCGGGAATGATCGCGCCCGATATGGCAACGATGCTCGCCTTTATCGTGACCGATGCAGCGATTTCCCAATCGTTGCTGGACACCATGATCAAGCGCTCGGTGGCCAAAAGCTTCAACGCCATCACGATCGACAGTGATACATCAACGTCGGACACTGTTCTGCTGTTCGCCACAGGCAAGCGTCTATCAAGTGTCCCCCTTCAAGCGGCTGACGATCCAAGGATTGAGCAGTTCAGCGACGCCTTGGATCAGCTTTGTCTCGACCTGGCGCATCTGATCGTGCGCGACGGTGAGGGTCTGTCCAAGTTCATTACTGTCCAAGTAACCGGAGCATCGTCTGATGCCAGTGCTGACCGGGTAGCTCGGTCGATCGCCAATTCGCCGCTGGTCAAGACCGCTTTCGCGGGCGAGGACGCCAATTGGGGGCGCGTGGTCATGGCGGTTGGTAAAGCGGGAGAACCTGCAGACCGCGACAAATTGACAATCTGGTTTGGCTGCGTTCGGGTGGCGGTTGGTGGGGCGCGGGACCCCGACTACCGGGAGGAAGATGCGGCAAATGTCATGCGCCAGCCAGACATCACTTTGCGGGTGGACATGGGGATCGGCTCTGGATCGGCGACCGTTTGGACCTGCGACTTGACCAAAGACTATGTGGCCATCAACGGCGATTACCGCACATGA
- a CDS encoding (deoxy)nucleoside triphosphate pyrophosphohydrolase: MTLRLVLVTAAALVDADNRVLIARRPEGKAMAGLWEFPGGKIEKGERPEDSLIRELREELGIETETACLAPLTFASHGYDDFHLLMPLYVIRKWRGVPVSREGQELAWVRPNRLRDYPMPDADGPLIAPLIDLL, encoded by the coding sequence ATGACCCTTCGGCTTGTGCTTGTGACCGCAGCAGCACTTGTCGATGCAGACAACCGGGTGCTCATCGCAAGACGGCCTGAAGGTAAGGCCATGGCGGGGCTCTGGGAGTTCCCGGGCGGTAAGATCGAAAAGGGCGAGCGGCCCGAAGACAGCCTGATACGAGAGCTGCGGGAGGAGTTGGGCATCGAGACTGAAACAGCGTGTCTCGCGCCCCTCACATTCGCCAGTCACGGATACGATGACTTCCACCTCCTGATGCCTCTATACGTGATCCGCAAATGGCGCGGCGTTCCGGTTTCGCGTGAGGGCCAGGAGCTGGCCTGGGTGCGACCTAACCGCTTGCGCGATTACCCCATGCCTGACGCAGACGGGCCACTGATCGCGCCGTTGATTGACCTTCTGTAA